A genomic stretch from Hemibagrus wyckioides isolate EC202008001 linkage group LG20, SWU_Hwy_1.0, whole genome shotgun sequence includes:
- the snorc gene encoding protein SNORC, with amino-acid sequence MAFYRSFSTESRFLFLTVFALCVAFVRTETVAEASPTLHSDNQGTHSGDDGTDVGPVTTKDPTPDLTQTTFAVDYIDNTETTTMEEEGVLGPGAITAIVIAVFLGASVLLALVVITLRKFTAS; translated from the exons ATGGCCTTTTACAGAAGCTTCAGCACAGAGTCCAGATTTCTCTTCCTCACAGTTTTTGCCCTCTGTGTGGCTTTTGTACGTACAG AAACTGTGGCTGAGGCTTCTCCCACGCTACATAGCGATAACCAGGGCACACATTCAGGAGATGATGGAACAGATGTGGGCCCGGTCACGACTAAGGACCCAACTCCAGACCTGACACAAACCACCTTCGCTGTTGATTACATTGACAACACAGAGACCACGACAATGGAGGAGGAAG gtgTCCTTGGCCCAGGTGCCATCACAGCCATTGTCATTGCTGTGTTCCTTGGAGCATCTGTTCTCCTTGCCCTCGTCGTCATCACACTCAGAAAATTCACTGCCTCTTAG